The Pseudarthrobacter sp. BIM B-2242 region TTCACGATGCCGAGGTAGACCGACGGGTGGAAGCGCAGGCCGCCTTTGTAGGGGCCGAGGGCGGAGTTGAATTCCACCCGGAAGCCCCTGTTGATCTGCACGCGTCCGGAGTCATCGGTCCACGGCACCCGGAAGATGATCTGGCGCTCAGGCTCGCACAGGCGCTCAAGGATGGCAGCTTCGATCAGCTCAGGGTGCCTGTCGTGGACGGGGCCCAGACTCTCGAAAACCTCGGTCACGGCCTGGTGGAATTCAGCCTCGCCGGGGTTTCGCGCCAGGACCGTATTCCGGATAGCTTCAAGCCGCGCGTCCACACCGTCTCCTCAAATTTGTTAAATGTTCAACATGAAATGATAACAACGTTTGTTCCTGCTGAACTTTTTGTGTCGCTGGTCCTAAGATTCTCCATTTGACGCCGCCGGCGAAGGAACGGCGGTTGCGGCCCTGCCCTTCACCTGGCGCTGCCGGTTGGGAGCGCGGGCACCTGACGTGAAACCATACGGATCATGGCCCAAAAGATTGCGTACCAGGGTGAGCCCGGCGCCAACTCCAATATCGCGTGTCAGCAGATGTTCCCCGGCATGGAGAGCGTTCCGTGCGCCAGCTTCGAGGACGCCTTCGAGCTTGTCTCCAGCGGTGAGGCCGAGCTGGCAATGATCCCCATCGAGAACTCGATTGCAGGCAGGGTGGCGGACATCCACATCCTGCTGCCGCAGTCGCACCTGCAGATTGTGGGCGAGTTCTTCCTGCCCATCCACTTCGACCTGCTGGGCATCCCGGGGGCCACCATCGAGGCGGCCACCGAGGTCCACAGTCACATCCATGCCCTGGGCCAGTGCCGCCGCCTGATCCGCGACGCCGGGCTCCGGCCCGTCATTGCCGGCGACACCGCCGGCTCCGCCCGGGAAGTCCGCGAGTGGAACGACCCCACCAAACTGTCGCTCGCTCCTCCGCTCGCGGCCGAGATCTACGGCCTCGAAGTGCTGGCTTCGCGCGTTGAGGACGATCCGTCCAACACCACGCGGTTTGTGGTCCTGGCCCGCGAAAAGGAACTGCCAACCCGAGAAGAGCTGCCCGGCCCGGCGGTGACCAGCTTTGTATTCCGCGTCCGGAACGTCCCGTCCGCGCTGTTCAAGGCACTCGGCGGCTTTGCCACCAACGGCGTGAACATGACACGGCTGG contains the following coding sequences:
- a CDS encoding prephenate dehydratase, whose amino-acid sequence is MAQKIAYQGEPGANSNIACQQMFPGMESVPCASFEDAFELVSSGEAELAMIPIENSIAGRVADIHILLPQSHLQIVGEFFLPIHFDLLGIPGATIEAATEVHSHIHALGQCRRLIRDAGLRPVIAGDTAGSAREVREWNDPTKLSLAPPLAAEIYGLEVLASRVEDDPSNTTRFVVLAREKELPTREELPGPAVTSFVFRVRNVPSALFKALGGFATNGVNMTRLESYMVGDEFAATMFMVDVEGHPEDLPLRLALEELDFFTTEVRILGVYPAADHRTARALSS